In a single window of the Oscarella lobularis chromosome 4, ooOscLobu1.1, whole genome shotgun sequence genome:
- the LOC136186129 gene encoding transmembrane protein 237A-like, whose translation MGGGGVVVSTFLQNVGVFEIEGVTVGAGSLAAIGGSAFRSQQKGTLSVEHATAKSTMMSSIKEAELSTTFRAAQYFLVGNPVFLTTFFGKESHVAQHRRTPALDKGHARASFVAMSNANPMEPSDAPKKKRKKKNRSVLDDTSQSVELHRVEKLENTLASENETSAASRAYETRDNVAAQPKSSKKKKRSALGGEDLEDGEKRRLPPAPISTLSFPSGDDTLASTKRKRRKGNSRSTKRPSEPGPIKIDELVVSPEDIIDEDNDVVERSRPSHAPNLTSQPVETVFIERPDGKGFVGENRLELRGRDLEANQQENTELATLDPTTSDLAMQALNWFRWFALLCHGLVAGYSLWQCVVVYVLSDVSNLESDFLLHYQNTSQAVQCVYYFLLAVCCVSVLDGYESAHAHSDSNFLRKFQLRPSYTLAILVYFIGIVFSLSIASADSRISLYERRPDLWTDFLITPSDSSITDCTLTYNDMCYKDEGASSSRLTTWRALNTVRAACGLLGWLLVASQVQRVHPPDYLFHPTRDNNE comes from the exons atggggggggggggcgtGGTCGTCAGCACCTTTCTGCAAAACGTTGGCGTGTTTGAAATAGAGGGCGTGACAGTAGGAGCAGGTTCTCTTGCCGCGATAGGCGGGAGCGCATTCAGGTCCCAACAAAAAGGAACACTCTCCGTCGAACACGCCACCGCAAAATCGACAATGATGTCTTCGATTAAAGAAGCCGAACTCTCGACGACATTTCGTGCAGCGCAATACTTCCTCGTCGGGAATCCAGTCTTCCTGACGACATTCTTCGGGAAAGAGAGCCATGTAGCTCAACACCGGCGCACCCCCGCATTAGACAAAGGCCACGCGCGCGCTAGTTTTGTCGCCATGTCAAACGCAAACCCAATGGAGCCGTCCGACGcgccgaaaaagaagcgaaagaagaaaaatagatCTGTTCTCGACGACACCTCGCAGAGCGTGGAGCTGCACCGCGTAGAAAAGCTCGAAAACACGCTCgcaagcgaaaacgaaacgtctGCGGCGTCACGCGCTTACGAAACGCGCGACAACGTCGCCGCTCAGCCAAAATcaagtaagaagaagaagcgttCCGCCCTCGGCGGCGAAGATTTGGAAGACGGCGAGAAACGCCGACTTCCACCgg CACCGATTTCCACGCTGAGCTTTCCGTCTGGCGACGATACCCTtgcatcgacgaaacgaaaacgacgaaaaggaaattcgAGGTCGACAAAAAGACCAAGCGAACCCGGACCTATAAAAATCGACG aattggTTGTTTCACCGGAAGACATTATTGATGAAgataatgacgtcgttgaaagaTCTCGTCCATCGCACGCTCCAAATTTGACAAGTCAACCAGTCGAAACTGTGTTCATTGAGCGACCAG ATGGAAAAGGTTTTGTCGGGGAAAATCGCTTGGAATTGCGAGGACGAGATCTTGAAGCCAATCAGCAGGAAAACACGGAACTGGCCACTCTCGATCCAACGACATCAGACCTGGCCATG CAAGCTCTGAATTGGTTTCGCTGGTTCGCTCTACTATGCCACGGCCTTGTAGCAG GCTATAGTCTTTGGCAGTGCGTCGTAGTGTACGTTCTATCCGACGTCTCAAATCTGGAGTCAGATTTCCTTTTACATTATCAAAATACCTCGCAAGCGGTCCAGTGCGTCTACTACTTCCTTCTCGCCGTCTGTTGCGTTTCTGTACTCGATGG ATATGAATCTGCTCACGCTCATTCTGATAGTAATTTTCTAAGAAAGTTTCAGCTTCGTCCAAGCTATACATTGGCAATACTCG TTTACTTCATCGGTATCGTCTTCTCACTGAGCATAGCGAGCGCAGATTCTCGCATTAGTCTCTACGAAAGGCGTCCAGATTTATG GACTGATTTCCTTATTACACCCAGTGATAGCTCAATAACGGACTGCACTCTCACGTATAACGATATGTGCTATAAAGACGAAGGTGCTTCGAGTTCTCGTCTGACGACGTGGCGAGCGTTAAATACGGTTCGAGCGGCATGTGGCCTACTTGGCTGGCTCCTCGTCGCCTCCCAAGTCCAACGAGTCCACCCGCCAG ATTACTTGTTTCATCCAACGAGAGATAATAACGagtga
- the LOC136186125 gene encoding golgin subfamily A member 1-like isoform X1 has protein sequence MFKSLKKKIESDPHQEIHLASNKKPGGPIRLSAATSDDESNETKRCEPNQSLNADEEELARTKDDEEIPEVFVEPKLSDSKNALAIKTKQVEELRTMIGLLEEKIAHLQGEVQSSSRAKDESVVKLEETRGERDELKKRIDDLANEKDEERTSFDERCTNLEKELSDKAKDLECAAVELQKTNEKKTAAEVLNGKLRQEKSKFEEKILALEKRLRETEMTESDQIQCLLQEREQLKKTVAETESLKLQLEDARKTVRESTSRVDDLERQNEREVSSNETLKSQLAEALSVSAERERLIATLQMSISTTLSEEKAAREGLKTEIQTLKCELEKSQQSQAVLKELQKHHEELQSRSVDRERELERIVQERDEAWAERDALKRDSEAQKSVTMTRDRLESTETQQLGVEYDQLLAEANGTYDKSIADKQQTIEELAEQVELLEARIRMQNDSEFSLVNSEHLPEKVTQLRKENSDLKSQLIEKNKAIKMQQQKLTDLKKALHRELKGQDLPDGSRTGQDCHLPNVNSEYLKHVILRFFCSSNEEARQLIKAVSAVLRFTPREERCVIEWLNYKTSWFGSQPKSPIGGIR, from the exons ATGTTCAAgagtctgaaaaagaaaatcgaaagtgATCCTCACCAAGAGATTCATCTCGCGTCGAATAAGAAGCCGGGTGGTCCAATTCGTCtcagcgcggcgacgagcgacgacgaatcgaacgaaacgaaacgatgcGAGCCAAATCAAAGCCTAAAcgcagacgaagaggagctAGCAAGGAcgaaagacgatgaagaaatCCCGGAAGTATTCGTCGAACCAAAACTTAGCGATTCGAAGAACGCTTTGGCGATTAAAACAAAG CAAGTGGAGGAACTTCGGACGATGATTGGTTTGCTGGAGGAG AAAATAGCTCACCTGCAGGGAGAAGTCCAGTCATCGAGCCGAGCCAAAGACGAATCAGTCGTGAAATTAGAAGAG ACGAGAGGCGAAAGAGATGaactaaaaaagagaattgaTGATCTCGCAAACGAAaa AGATGAGGAAAGGACGAGTTTTGATGAACGCTGCACAAACTTGGAAAAGGAATTATCTGATAAGGCGAAGGACTTGGAATGT GCTGCTGTGGAGCTTCAGAAAACCAATGAGAAGAAGACAGCTGCTGAGGTTCTAAATGGAAAG CTTAGACAAGAAAAGAGCAAATTTGAGGAAAAGATTTTAGCGTTAGAAAAAAG ATTGAGAGAGACTGAAATGACGGAAAGCGACCAAATTCAATGTCTGCTTCAAGAG AGAGAACAGTTAAAGAAAACGGTCGCCGAG ACGGAATCCCTGAAACTTCAGCTAGAAGACGCGCGCAAGACCGTTCGCGAGTCGACAAGTAGAGTTGATGATCTTGAGAGACAG aacgaaagagaagtaTCATCCAATGAAACGCTCAAGAGTCAG CTTGCTGAAGCGCTGTCAGTGTCAGCTGAACGAGAACGGCTAATAGCTACACTTCAGATGAGTATCAGTACAACGTTGAGTGAAGAGAAGGCAGCCAGAGAAGGCCTCAAAACAGAAATACAAACGTTAAAA TGTGAATTGGAAAAATCGCAGCAGAGTCAAGCTGTTTTGAAAGAGCTCCAAAAACAC CACGAGGAATTGCAAAGTCGTAGTGTAGATAGAGAACGAGAACTGGAACGAATCGTTCAGGAAAGG GACGAGGCGTGGGCTGAACGAGATGCACTAAAACGAGACTCAGAGGCGCAGAAATCCGTAACGATGACTCGCGATCGATTAGAATCTACAGAAACACAGCAATTGGGAGTAGAAT ACGATCAGCTGCTTGCTGAAGCAAACGGAACCTACGATAAGAGTATAGCCG ATAAGCAGCAGACGATAGAAGAATTGGCTGAGCAAGTCGAGTTGCTTGAAGCTCGAATTCGAATGCAAAACGACTCGGAATTCTCTCTCGTGAATAGCGAGCATTTGCCTGAA AAGGTCACGCAacttcgaaaagaaaattcagacCTAAAAAGTCAGCTAATCGAAAAGAATAAA GCAATAAAaatgcagcagcagaaacTGACTGATCTTAAGAAGGCGCTACATCGAGAATTG AAAGGACAAGACTTACCTGATGGTAGTCGGACGGGGCAAGACTGCCATTTACCGAACGTTAATTCAGA GTATCTGAAACACGTCATATTGCgttttttctgcagcagcaACGAAGAG GCGCGACAGCTTATCAAAGCCGTATCGGCGGTTCTTCGCTTCACTCCTCGCGAGGAACGATGCGTTATTGAATGGCTCAATTATAAG acttCTTGGTTCGGTTCTCAACCCAAAAGCCCGATAGGAGGAATACGTTAA
- the LOC136186173 gene encoding uncharacterized protein has protein sequence MGNCLTKDETNPPKRKRPENKKLLAEVDSSLRQWVIEGSVEHEPPVIEQVTFDPAYRQNQVELLDDNRTALYVGKGYSTTLMKLPNGQTRASSGFTRGRHAWSVRVDVSRCRSWMQIGVVTARRKNEGCPQIFDGKPHPFRADEIALRSDGNIVTGKRDVADTRGSERGYDTGDIISVRLDMDNRTVQWLKNGKTFQAEPEFVLYADEVYPSVSLDNPKEQVSLLSYFGTAA, from the coding sequence ATGGGCAATTGCCTAACGAAAGACGAGACGAATCCGCCGAAGCGAAAACGTCCCGAAAACAAGAAACTTCTCGCCgaagtcgattcgtcgctaAGACAGTGGGTCATCGAAGGATCGGTGGAACACGAGCCTCCCGTCATCGAACAGGTGACCTTCGATCCGGCCTATCGTCAGAATCAAGTCGAATTACTCGACGACAATCGAACGGCGCTGTACGTGGGAAAAGGCTACAGTACGACGCTGATGAAATTGCCAAACGGGCAAACGCGCGCCAGCAGCGGATTCACGCGCGGTCGACACGCGTGGAGCGtgcgcgtcgacgtgtcGCGCTGTCGCAGTTGGATGCAAATCGGCGTCGTGACGGCGCGACGGAAAAACGAAGGATGCCCGCAGATATTCGACGGTAAGCCCCATCCGTTTCGCGCCGACGAAATTGCGCTACGAAGCGACGGTAATATCGTCACGGGaaagcgcgacgtcgccgatacGCGCGGCTCCGAGCGCGGCTACGATACGGGCGATATTATATCGGTGCGGCTAGACATGGACAATCGTACCGTACAGTGGCTCAAGAACGGCAAGACGTTTCAGGCTGAACCGGAGTTCGTTCTCTACGCTGACGAAGTCTATCCGTCCGTTAGTTTAGACAATCCCAAGGAACAGGTCTCACTTCTTTCGTATTTTGGCACGGCAGCGTAA
- the LOC136186114 gene encoding kinesin-associated protein 3-like, producing MEEEPRYLKRKVIPGTIDVHPTDSAIVVNYEIEATLLGDYGDPMLGERKEMQKVIKVKGLGAATDVSVLAQEIVAKCVNLVHPSRLPEVEQLLYYLRNREETAPPAAARKKKREIKAKDPFDVTQIKEKAFIDDIEEYKELLYESVEEKLKGTALILQLARNPDNLEELSQNETLVGALARILREDWKQSVDLATNIAYVFFCFSSFSNFHPLVLQHKVGAACMTIAEAEIKKHEKWKSDLMKKKKQVENEKDNATLKKDYDKSRKKMTILIRKQDQFFRVAFYLLLNISEDAKVELKMVNKQIVSMLVSLLDRDNVELLILVVSFLKKLSIFIENKNAMAALGVVDKMTRIIPCDHEVLLHVSLRLLLNLSFDPMLRERMVRAGLLPKLVALMDNEQVIVYVLCLLYHISIDDRCKSMFSYTDCIPRVVKLILECPEEKVDLEVIALGINLAGNKRNAEMMCENGGHRHLMRRALKTRDSLLMKMMRVMSNHLGPVKHQFVGYVGDLATIVRSSSDDEQVVECLGILANLNLPEIDFESLLAEFELIPYINSKLQPGIAEDDIVLEAVILVGTVAHDGNCASLLSQSHTIQNLITLLNGKQEDDELVLQIVYVFYQMAFHRETREVIVRQTQVPAYLIDLMHDKNVEIRKVCANTLDIIAECDSEWAQRIQAEKFRWHNSQWLETVAQQPVDPNDDEAEFGYDDDNDDDDLIARSPVPLIQSPDDYLDYYDDDDGAAAAEAEQDGAGRDDYYYYERDQIRRNPEMDRMMEAYPSDDIDEEERLFLEQQYGLMYGGYTRAPYSSPYH from the exons ATGGAAGAAGAGCCTAGATATCTCAAACG AAAAGTGATCCCTGgaacgatcgacgtccaTCCGACCGACTCCGCTATCGTCGTAAACtacgaaatcgaagcgacgctcTTGGGCGACTACGGCGACCCTATGCTaggcgaaagaaaagaaatgcaaaAAGT AATCAAAGTAAAGGGCCTCGGCGCCGCAACGGACGTCAGCGTACTCGCGCAGGAGATCGTCGCAAAGTGCGTAAATCTCGTTCATCCGTCGAGACTGCCCGAAGTCGAACAGCTTCTCTATTATTTACGAAATCGCGAAGAAACGGCTCCACCAGCGG CcgctagaaagaaaaaacgcgaaatTAAAGCAAAAGatccttttgacgtcacacag ATTAAGGAGAAAGCTTTTATTGATGACATCGAAGAGTACAAGGAATTGCTCTATGAAAGCGTCGAGGAGAAATTAAAAGGAACGGCTCTCATACTGCAACTTGCCAGAAATCCGGACAATTTAGAGGAATTGTCTCAAAACG aGACGCTGGTTGGGGCTTTGGCTCGCATTCTGAGGGAGGATTGGAAGCAGAGTGTCGATTTGGCCACAAATATCGCctacgtcttcttctgcttttcgagtttttcgaattttcatCCGCTCGTTCTTCAGCACAAAGTCGGCGCCGCGTGTATGACGATCGCCGAGGCGGAAATCAAAAAACACGAAAAATGGAAAAGCGatttgatgaagaaaaagaaacaag tcgaaaatgaaaaagataATGCTACGTTGAAAAAAGATTACGATAAGAGTCGAAAAAAGATGACGATTCTTATCAGGAAACAAGATCAGTTTTTTCGTG TTGCCTTTTATTTGCTATTGAATATTTCCGAGGATGCGAAAGTGGAGCTAAAGATGGTGAATAAGCAAATTGTGTCCATGCTCGTGTCGTTGTTGGACAGAGACAACGTCGAATTACTCATCCTCGTTGTATCATTTCTCAAAAAGCTCAGCATCTTTATCGAGAATAAAAACGCGATG GCTGCTCTCGGTGTCGTGGACAAAATGACGCGGATTATTCCCTGCGATCACGAG GTTCTCCTTCACGTAtctcttcgacttcttctcaATCTTTCGTTCGATCCAATGCTACGCGAGCGGATGGTAAGAGCAGGACTTTTACCCAAACTCGTCGCTCTCATGG ATAACGAACAAGTCATTGTATACGTACTCTGCCTACTCTATCACATCAGCATAGATGACCGATGCAAATCAATGTTCTCCTACACCGACTGCATACCCAGG GTTGTGAAACTCATATTGGAGTgtcctgaagagaaagtcgaTCTCGAGGTGATTGCATTGGGCATTAATTTAGCGGGGAATAAGCGCAACGCCGAGATGATGTGCGAAAACGGCGGACATCGGCATCTGATGCGACGCGCGCTCAAAACTCGCGATTCGCTTCTAATGAAAATGATGCGAGTGATGTCGAATCACCTTGGACCCGTCAAGCATCAGTTTGTCGGCTACGTTGGCGATTTGGCGACGATCGTTCGGAgttcgtccgacgacgaacaggTCGTCGAGTGTTTGGGAATTCTGGCTAATTTAAATTTGCCggaaatcgattttgaaaGTCTTCTCGCCGAATTCGAATTAATACCGTACATCAATAG TAAATTGCAGCCGGGTATAGCTGAAGACGATATCGTTCTAGAAGCGGTAATTCTCGTCGGAACCGTCGCTCACGACGGCAATTGCGCGTCTCTTTTGTCGCAATCCCATACCATTCAAAATCTAATCACTCTGCTCAATG GCAagcaagaagacgacgaactcgTGCTTCAGATTGTCTACGTTTTCTATCAGATGGCTTTTCACAGGGAAACTCGGGAAGTCATCGTCAGACAAACCC AGGTACCCGCCTACCTTATTGACCTGATGCAtgacaaaaacgtcgaaattcgcAAAGTCTGTGCCAACACACTGGATATCATAGCG GAATGCGACAGCGAGTGGGCTCAACGAATTCAAGCGGAGAAATTTCGCTGGCACAATTCTCAGTGGCTCGAAACGGTGGCGCAGCAGCCGGTCGAccccaacgacgacgaagcggaatttggctacgacgacgacaacgacgacgacgatctcatcGCACGATCGCCCGTACCATTGATCCAGTCGCCGGACGACTATCTCGACTattatgacgacgacgacggggcggcggcggcggaagcggagCAGGACGGCGCCGGTCGCGACGACTATTATTACTATGAGCGAGATCAAATTCGGCGCAACCCGGAAATGGATAGGATGATGGAAGCATACCCGTCGGACGACATTGACGAAGAGGAGCGACTCTTTCTCGAACAGCAGTACGGATTGATGTACGGTGGGTACACTCGTGCGCCCTATTCGAGTCCGTATCACTGA
- the LOC136186125 gene encoding golgin subfamily A member 1-like isoform X2: protein MFKSLKKKIESDPHQEIHLASNKKPGGPIRLSAATSDDESNETKRCEPNQSLNADEEELARTKDDEEIPEVFVEPKLSDSKNALAIKTKQVEELRTMIGLLEEKIAHLQGEVQSSSRAKDESVVKLEETRGERDELKKRIDDLANEKDEERTSFDERCTNLEKELSDKAKDLECAAVELQKTNEKKTAAEVLNGKLRQEKSKFEEKILALEKRLRETEMTESDQIQCLLQEREQLKKTVAETESLKLQLEDARKTVRESTSRVDDLERQNEREVSSNETLKSQLAEALSVSAERERLIATLQMSISTTLSEEKAAREGLKTEIQTLKQSQAVLKELQKHHEELQSRSVDRERELERIVQERDEAWAERDALKRDSEAQKSVTMTRDRLESTETQQLGVEYDQLLAEANGTYDKSIADKQQTIEELAEQVELLEARIRMQNDSEFSLVNSEHLPEKVTQLRKENSDLKSQLIEKNKAIKMQQQKLTDLKKALHRELKGQDLPDGSRTGQDCHLPNVNSEYLKHVILRFFCSSNEEARQLIKAVSAVLRFTPREERCVIEWLNYKTSWFGSQPKSPIGGIR, encoded by the exons ATGTTCAAgagtctgaaaaagaaaatcgaaagtgATCCTCACCAAGAGATTCATCTCGCGTCGAATAAGAAGCCGGGTGGTCCAATTCGTCtcagcgcggcgacgagcgacgacgaatcgaacgaaacgaaacgatgcGAGCCAAATCAAAGCCTAAAcgcagacgaagaggagctAGCAAGGAcgaaagacgatgaagaaatCCCGGAAGTATTCGTCGAACCAAAACTTAGCGATTCGAAGAACGCTTTGGCGATTAAAACAAAG CAAGTGGAGGAACTTCGGACGATGATTGGTTTGCTGGAGGAG AAAATAGCTCACCTGCAGGGAGAAGTCCAGTCATCGAGCCGAGCCAAAGACGAATCAGTCGTGAAATTAGAAGAG ACGAGAGGCGAAAGAGATGaactaaaaaagagaattgaTGATCTCGCAAACGAAaa AGATGAGGAAAGGACGAGTTTTGATGAACGCTGCACAAACTTGGAAAAGGAATTATCTGATAAGGCGAAGGACTTGGAATGT GCTGCTGTGGAGCTTCAGAAAACCAATGAGAAGAAGACAGCTGCTGAGGTTCTAAATGGAAAG CTTAGACAAGAAAAGAGCAAATTTGAGGAAAAGATTTTAGCGTTAGAAAAAAG ATTGAGAGAGACTGAAATGACGGAAAGCGACCAAATTCAATGTCTGCTTCAAGAG AGAGAACAGTTAAAGAAAACGGTCGCCGAG ACGGAATCCCTGAAACTTCAGCTAGAAGACGCGCGCAAGACCGTTCGCGAGTCGACAAGTAGAGTTGATGATCTTGAGAGACAG aacgaaagagaagtaTCATCCAATGAAACGCTCAAGAGTCAG CTTGCTGAAGCGCTGTCAGTGTCAGCTGAACGAGAACGGCTAATAGCTACACTTCAGATGAGTATCAGTACAACGTTGAGTGAAGAGAAGGCAGCCAGAGAAGGCCTCAAAACAGAAATACAAACGTTAAAA CAGAGTCAAGCTGTTTTGAAAGAGCTCCAAAAACAC CACGAGGAATTGCAAAGTCGTAGTGTAGATAGAGAACGAGAACTGGAACGAATCGTTCAGGAAAGG GACGAGGCGTGGGCTGAACGAGATGCACTAAAACGAGACTCAGAGGCGCAGAAATCCGTAACGATGACTCGCGATCGATTAGAATCTACAGAAACACAGCAATTGGGAGTAGAAT ACGATCAGCTGCTTGCTGAAGCAAACGGAACCTACGATAAGAGTATAGCCG ATAAGCAGCAGACGATAGAAGAATTGGCTGAGCAAGTCGAGTTGCTTGAAGCTCGAATTCGAATGCAAAACGACTCGGAATTCTCTCTCGTGAATAGCGAGCATTTGCCTGAA AAGGTCACGCAacttcgaaaagaaaattcagacCTAAAAAGTCAGCTAATCGAAAAGAATAAA GCAATAAAaatgcagcagcagaaacTGACTGATCTTAAGAAGGCGCTACATCGAGAATTG AAAGGACAAGACTTACCTGATGGTAGTCGGACGGGGCAAGACTGCCATTTACCGAACGTTAATTCAGA GTATCTGAAACACGTCATATTGCgttttttctgcagcagcaACGAAGAG GCGCGACAGCTTATCAAAGCCGTATCGGCGGTTCTTCGCTTCACTCCTCGCGAGGAACGATGCGTTATTGAATGGCTCAATTATAAG acttCTTGGTTCGGTTCTCAACCCAAAAGCCCGATAGGAGGAATACGTTAA